The following are encoded in a window of Roseimicrobium gellanilyticum genomic DNA:
- a CDS encoding DnaJ domain-containing protein, with the protein MMSDAYAIFSMPRSVAIDAAALQSTYAALSREAHPDQGGSEEKAAAVNSAYETLRSPEKRLKHLIEIAAPEEAKAWRTVPLDESMMSVFMELGSALDASAKLLEKKAKATSALTKALLANEEMTSRERLERIGFGVEEKKVAMESALAALDERLASGDGDVWRDIAATQARLAYLAKWQAQIRERLLALM; encoded by the coding sequence ATGATGTCCGACGCCTATGCCATCTTCTCCATGCCGCGAAGTGTGGCGATTGATGCGGCCGCATTGCAGTCCACCTATGCGGCACTCAGTCGTGAGGCGCATCCAGACCAGGGGGGCAGCGAGGAAAAGGCTGCAGCAGTGAATTCGGCCTACGAGACCCTGCGCTCTCCCGAAAAGAGGTTGAAGCACCTCATTGAGATCGCGGCGCCGGAAGAGGCGAAGGCGTGGCGTACGGTCCCGCTGGATGAGTCGATGATGTCCGTATTCATGGAGCTGGGCAGTGCCTTGGATGCTTCAGCGAAGCTGTTGGAGAAGAAGGCCAAGGCGACCTCAGCCCTGACGAAGGCGCTCCTGGCCAATGAGGAAATGACGTCGCGTGAGCGTCTCGAGAGGATCGGCTTTGGGGTCGAAGAGAAGAAGGTGGCAATGGAATCAGCACTGGCTGCTCTCGACGAACGCCTTGCCTCAGGGGATGGGGACGTGTGGAGGGACATCGCCGCCACGCAGGCCCGGCTCGCCTATCTGGCTAAGTGGCAAGCGCAAATCCGGGAGCGACTGCTGGCGCTGATGTAG
- a CDS encoding ATP-binding protein — translation MTPAALSEYLTSLITHQLHLSVMIWGPPGIGKSSIVAQTAQANGMEFIDLRLSQLAPTDLRGLPVAEKGISKWFPPEFLPRKGRGVLMLDELNLAPPAMQGMAQQLVLDRRVGSYEVPEGWFIWAAGNRKEDRAAVFDMPAPLANRFLHLEVEACWESFKTHALSAGVHEQILAFLAFRPELLHRLDSQRPAWPSPRSWVMASKLHTAGLEIAPVVGPAAADEFRSYLELYHELPNLEPILQGVDEARVIAFPKEPSARYAVTIGLTLRAADPERGYRGFKWLAEKAPAEWLQLYVVDLFKQMRALGHLGAFARLVAQDAQLRSYLHGYQQLMAA, via the coding sequence ATGACTCCCGCAGCTCTCAGCGAATACCTGACCTCCCTTATCACCCATCAACTCCACTTGAGTGTGATGATCTGGGGACCGCCTGGCATTGGAAAGTCCAGCATCGTCGCACAGACCGCTCAGGCAAACGGCATGGAATTCATTGACCTGCGTCTCTCGCAACTCGCCCCCACGGATCTCCGCGGGCTGCCCGTGGCAGAGAAAGGGATCTCCAAATGGTTTCCCCCCGAGTTCCTCCCGCGCAAGGGCAGGGGAGTACTGATGCTTGATGAGCTCAATCTCGCTCCGCCGGCGATGCAGGGCATGGCGCAGCAACTGGTGCTGGATCGTCGTGTGGGCTCCTACGAAGTGCCGGAAGGCTGGTTCATCTGGGCCGCGGGCAATCGCAAGGAGGATCGCGCCGCCGTTTTTGACATGCCTGCGCCCCTGGCAAACCGTTTCCTGCATCTCGAAGTGGAGGCTTGTTGGGAAAGCTTCAAGACGCATGCGCTCTCGGCCGGCGTGCATGAGCAGATCCTCGCGTTTCTTGCCTTCCGTCCAGAGCTTTTGCACCGGCTGGATTCGCAGCGTCCTGCGTGGCCTTCTCCGCGTTCGTGGGTCATGGCGAGCAAGCTCCACACGGCGGGGCTCGAAATCGCTCCGGTAGTGGGTCCGGCTGCGGCAGATGAATTCCGATCCTACCTGGAGCTGTATCATGAATTGCCGAATCTGGAGCCCATCCTCCAGGGTGTGGATGAGGCCAGGGTGATTGCCTTCCCGAAGGAACCCTCCGCAAGATACGCGGTGACCATTGGCCTCACCCTGCGTGCGGCGGATCCGGAGCGCGGCTATCGCGGCTTCAAATGGCTCGCGGAAAAGGCGCCCGCGGAGTGGCTGCAGCTCTACGTGGTGGATCTCTTCAAGCAGATGCGTGCGCTGGGGCATCTCGGGGCCTTTGCGCGTCTCGTGGCGCAAGATGCGCAACTGCGTAGCTATCTGCACGGCTATCAGCAGCTCATGGCTGCCTAG
- the tal gene encoding transaldolase, whose protein sequence is MNQLDQLKQHTVVVADTGDFEAMKAYKPQDATTNPSLILAASQKAEYKALVDKAVADHKGSSLSGEKLVDSVIDAILVNFGQEILKIVPGRVSTEVDAHLSFDTEGTLAKARHIIDLYEKAGTGRERILIKIASTWEGIKAAEVLQKEGINCNLTLLFSLPQAIACAEGGIKLISPFVGRILDWYKKSTGKDYAAAEDPGVQSVTAIYNYYKHFGYKTEVMGASFRNKGEITELCGCDLLTISPALLGELAAANDAITPKLNAEAAKSAKLDKVEMNEKTFRWLFNEDPMAVDKTAEGIRKFAEDIVKLQKQVAAML, encoded by the coding sequence ATGAATCAACTCGACCAGCTCAAGCAGCATACTGTCGTTGTGGCGGATACCGGTGACTTCGAGGCCATGAAGGCCTACAAGCCCCAAGATGCCACCACGAACCCCTCCCTCATCCTGGCAGCCTCCCAGAAGGCGGAGTACAAGGCACTGGTCGACAAAGCCGTGGCAGACCACAAGGGTTCCTCCCTCAGTGGCGAGAAACTGGTAGACTCCGTAATTGACGCCATCCTGGTGAACTTCGGCCAGGAGATTCTCAAAATCGTCCCCGGTCGCGTCTCCACGGAAGTGGACGCCCACCTGTCCTTCGACACGGAAGGCACTTTGGCCAAGGCCCGTCACATCATCGACCTTTACGAGAAAGCTGGCACCGGTCGTGAGCGCATCCTCATCAAGATTGCTTCCACCTGGGAAGGCATCAAGGCAGCAGAGGTCCTTCAGAAGGAAGGCATCAACTGCAACCTCACGCTCCTTTTCTCCCTGCCCCAGGCCATCGCCTGCGCCGAAGGCGGCATCAAGCTCATCTCCCCCTTCGTGGGCCGTATCCTCGACTGGTACAAGAAGAGCACGGGCAAGGACTACGCCGCCGCGGAAGACCCCGGCGTGCAGTCCGTGACCGCCATCTACAACTACTACAAACACTTCGGCTACAAGACCGAGGTGATGGGCGCCAGTTTCCGCAACAAGGGTGAAATCACCGAACTGTGCGGCTGCGACCTGCTGACCATCAGCCCGGCATTGCTCGGCGAACTGGCAGCGGCGAACGACGCCATCACGCCGAAACTCAACGCCGAAGCGGCCAAGTCCGCGAAGCTCGACAAGGTCGAGATGAACGAAAAGACCTTCCGCTGGCTCTTCAACGAAGATCCGATGGCCGTCGACAAGACGGCTGAAGGCATCCGCAAGTTTGCCGAGGACATCGTGAAACTGCAGAAGCAGGTTGCCGCGATGCTCTAA
- a CDS encoding Hsp70 family protein encodes MANASPILGIDLGTTNSLVGVVDSGFPILLADAEGSRLTPSAVHYAAGGRVTVGAAALRQRALEPARTVTSVKRLIGRRAGESEWQPVYDLKALGRTPAEVSSDILKHLKGIAERALEIEVSRAVITVPAYFNDAQRNETKRAGELAGLTVERIVSEPTAAALAYGLDKLEENKKIAVYDLGGGTFDISILEMREGVFQVLATTGDTQLGGDDVDRALGEWILQSSGSSSESLDAAQRARLTVAAEDAKKKLSTESEVTVDLPFFLSSGNLSARVQRRDLESVARSLIERTRRHCQRALLDANITSSELDDVILVGGSTRMPLVRQVVQEIFGREPNTSQNPDEAVGLGAVIQAGILSGALKNVVLLDVTPLSLGIETFGGLMNIIIPRNSTIPCRAGEMFTNAVANQQEMLIRVLQGERELAKDNWELGRIAVPFPPGAKGSARVGVQFAIDANGILQVLARDTATNTDTVLEIQNSAVDVDDEKVEKMIAESVDFAFEDMNERIWTEARLKSEELLRAVDEALEQCAGLVPEDEVEKIKIAAHDVRHVMQAEPHDARALKAANQALDDATQQLAVLLVERAMEAALERKLS; translated from the coding sequence ATGGCAAACGCTTCCCCGATTCTCGGCATTGACCTTGGCACCACCAATTCCCTTGTGGGCGTGGTGGACAGCGGCTTTCCCATTCTGCTCGCAGACGCCGAAGGTTCCCGCCTGACGCCCTCCGCCGTGCACTACGCTGCGGGCGGACGGGTGACCGTGGGGGCGGCGGCCTTGCGGCAGAGGGCGCTCGAACCGGCGAGGACTGTCACCTCGGTGAAGCGACTCATTGGCCGCAGGGCAGGGGAGTCGGAGTGGCAGCCGGTCTATGATCTGAAGGCATTGGGCAGGACGCCTGCAGAGGTCAGCAGTGACATCCTCAAGCATCTGAAAGGCATCGCCGAGCGTGCTTTGGAAATCGAAGTCTCCCGTGCCGTCATCACAGTTCCCGCTTACTTCAATGACGCGCAGCGCAATGAAACCAAGCGTGCGGGAGAGCTGGCGGGACTCACGGTGGAGCGCATCGTAAGCGAGCCCACCGCCGCAGCGCTCGCCTACGGTCTCGACAAGCTGGAGGAGAACAAGAAGATTGCCGTGTACGATCTTGGCGGCGGAACGTTCGACATCTCCATCCTCGAAATGCGCGAGGGTGTGTTCCAGGTGCTGGCTACCACGGGCGATACGCAGTTGGGCGGTGATGATGTGGACCGTGCCCTGGGCGAGTGGATTCTGCAAAGCTCAGGCTCATCGTCAGAATCACTTGATGCCGCTCAACGAGCGAGGCTCACTGTAGCGGCGGAAGATGCCAAGAAGAAGCTCTCGACGGAGTCCGAGGTCACAGTGGACCTGCCCTTCTTCCTGTCTTCAGGGAATCTCTCTGCGCGTGTGCAGCGAAGGGACCTCGAAAGTGTTGCGCGATCGCTCATCGAGCGCACGCGTCGACATTGTCAGCGGGCATTGCTGGACGCAAATATCACCAGCTCTGAGCTCGATGATGTCATCCTCGTTGGTGGCAGCACACGCATGCCATTGGTGCGGCAGGTGGTGCAGGAGATTTTCGGGCGCGAACCCAACACCTCGCAGAATCCAGATGAAGCTGTGGGGCTTGGCGCCGTGATTCAGGCTGGCATCCTCAGTGGTGCTTTGAAGAATGTGGTGCTGCTGGACGTCACGCCTCTCTCATTGGGTATTGAGACATTCGGCGGGTTGATGAACATCATCATCCCGCGCAACTCCACCATTCCCTGCCGTGCCGGGGAGATGTTCACCAATGCGGTGGCCAATCAGCAGGAGATGCTCATCCGTGTGCTGCAAGGAGAGCGTGAGCTTGCGAAGGACAACTGGGAACTGGGCCGCATTGCAGTTCCGTTTCCTCCGGGGGCGAAGGGCAGCGCCCGTGTGGGCGTGCAGTTCGCCATCGATGCGAACGGCATCCTTCAAGTGCTCGCGCGCGATACCGCCACGAACACGGACACGGTGCTGGAAATTCAAAACTCCGCCGTGGATGTGGATGACGAGAAGGTGGAGAAGATGATCGCGGAAAGCGTGGACTTCGCCTTTGAAGACATGAACGAGCGTATCTGGACAGAGGCGCGGTTGAAGAGTGAGGAACTGCTGAGGGCGGTGGATGAAGCGCTGGAGCAGTGCGCCGGGCTCGTACCGGAGGACGAGGTGGAGAAGATCAAAATCGCGGCCCATGACGTGCGTCACGTCATGCAGGCCGAGCCGCATGATGCCCGCGCGCTCAAAGCCGCGAATCAAGCGCTGGATGATGCCACCCAGCAGCTTGCCGTACTCCTCGTCGAGCGTGCCATGGAGGCTGCGCTGGAGCGCAAGCTCTCCTGA